A section of the Xiphias gladius isolate SHS-SW01 ecotype Sanya breed wild chromosome 10, ASM1685928v1, whole genome shotgun sequence genome encodes:
- the LOC120795263 gene encoding C-type lectin domain family 4 member M-like isoform X2, translated as MLIAKQKEFTLTSHTILQQFLLLFVITSFYVSGAKAKDLQIPYSVLHNSSDIIRANLEAQAALKRERTSHLQLKLLVKHRKTVTDGLQRQMESLQTEKTNLKINRTTLEESCGRCLPGWILLESSCYFFSHPVSHSKKNWADSRAYCISQGGDLLVINNSEEQQRMSDNFPKVSSSSMWWQNGLWIGLTDVAMEGTWVWVNNVTEFKTMYWRPGQPNRSGPQSGNCAAFYFYSGSRGTWYNGNCHDHQLRWICEMEPN; from the exons ATGTTGATAGCAAAGCAAAAAGAATTTACCTTGACTTCACACACAATTTTGCAACAGTTCCTCCTTCTGTTTGTTATCACAAGTTTTTATGTCTCAGGTGCCAAAGCCAAAGACCTTCAGATTCCTTATTCAGTTCTCCACAATAGCAGTGATATCATCAGAGCTAATCTGGAGGCCCAGGCAGCATTAAAGCGAGAGCGCACCAGCCACCTGCAACTAAAGCTGCTGGTGAAGCATAGGAAGACTGTCACCGATGGCCttcagagacagatggagagtctacagacagagaagacaaatcTAAAGATTAACAGAACTACTTTAG AGGAAAGCTGTGGCAGATGCCTACCAGGATGGATTCTTCTTGAATCAtcctgctattttttttctcaccctgTGTCCCATTCCAAGAAGAACTGGGCGGATAGCAGAGCATACTGTATTAGTCAAGGCGGCGACCTACTTGTAATCAATAACTCGGAGGAGCAG CAACGTATGAGTGACAACTTTCCAAAggtgagcagcagcagtatgtGGTGGCAGAACGGCCTCTGGATCGGACTCACTGATGTAGCTATGGAAGGAACATGGGTGTGGGTTAACAATGTGActgaatttaaaacaat GTACTGGAGACCTGGACAGCCTAACCGAAGTGGACCTCAGAGCGGGAACTgtgctgctttttatttttattctggtaGCAGGGGGACATGGTATAATGGAAACTGCCATGACCATCAGTTGAGGTGGATATGTGAGATGGAGCCAAACTAG
- the LOC120795263 gene encoding C-type lectin domain family 4 member M-like isoform X1, producing the protein MSVYKGGRSTFPPHRRVILSLGLLNAVLLIAAVVIGIYCAKAKDLQIPYSVLHNSSDIIRANLEAQAALKRERTSHLQLKLLVKHRKTVTDGLQRQMESLQTEKTNLKINRTTLEESCGRCLPGWILLESSCYFFSHPVSHSKKNWADSRAYCISQGGDLLVINNSEEQQRMSDNFPKVSSSSMWWQNGLWIGLTDVAMEGTWVWVNNVTEFKTMYWRPGQPNRSGPQSGNCAAFYFYSGSRGTWYNGNCHDHQLRWICEMEPN; encoded by the exons AT GTCTGTTTACAAAGGAGGTAGATCTACATTTCCACCCCACCGACGGGTTATACTGAGTCTGGGCCTGCTGAATGCTGTTCTGCTCATAGCTGCTGTTGTCATTGGGATTTACT GTGCCAAAGCCAAAGACCTTCAGATTCCTTATTCAGTTCTCCACAATAGCAGTGATATCATCAGAGCTAATCTGGAGGCCCAGGCAGCATTAAAGCGAGAGCGCACCAGCCACCTGCAACTAAAGCTGCTGGTGAAGCATAGGAAGACTGTCACCGATGGCCttcagagacagatggagagtctacagacagagaagacaaatcTAAAGATTAACAGAACTACTTTAG AGGAAAGCTGTGGCAGATGCCTACCAGGATGGATTCTTCTTGAATCAtcctgctattttttttctcaccctgTGTCCCATTCCAAGAAGAACTGGGCGGATAGCAGAGCATACTGTATTAGTCAAGGCGGCGACCTACTTGTAATCAATAACTCGGAGGAGCAG CAACGTATGAGTGACAACTTTCCAAAggtgagcagcagcagtatgtGGTGGCAGAACGGCCTCTGGATCGGACTCACTGATGTAGCTATGGAAGGAACATGGGTGTGGGTTAACAATGTGActgaatttaaaacaat GTACTGGAGACCTGGACAGCCTAACCGAAGTGGACCTCAGAGCGGGAACTgtgctgctttttatttttattctggtaGCAGGGGGACATGGTATAATGGAAACTGCCATGACCATCAGTTGAGGTGGATATGTGAGATGGAGCCAAACTAG